The sequence GTCCTGTGCGTTCTCGAGGTCTTTGACGCTGACATGCTCTGCCATGGATTCGTTTCGAACTAAATCGCGTTTGGCTTGTGAAAGCTGAACATTTTTTGCTTCAATAGGGCGCGTCACTTCCTTGAGGCCTGATTTTACCTCAGTAATGGCGGCAGTGATTTTGTCATCTTTCAGAGTATAAAGAACGTCTCCTTGTTTCACTTCCTGGTTATGAACGACATGAACTTTGTCCATATGTTGCCCAAAGGCGGGAGATAAGACAGCGTGAGGCGATTTAACCGTCGTTGAGTTGGTTAAATCAATGGGAGAGTAAAATCGATGGCCTAAAAATAGTGCAATGGCGAGCAGAATACCGATTGTCGTAGTGATGAAGTAGTTTCGTGCCGTCGGTTTGAGCACTTTAAACTTGAACAGAAGCCACACAACCAGTAAATACGGCAGCATAATCTCTTTCATGAGCGTGCCCCTTTTAGCCAAAGCTGAACTTTGTCCCAGTCAGTGACAATCGCAATGACGGCGAGTATCCACAACGGCTTGTATACGAGCCCTAGTAAACACAACCAAAAAACCAACTTTGCTTGGGCCAACCCTCGCTCTTTGGCTAAGTGTTTGGGGATAGAATGGATATGCCACAGTTTGGCAATTACCCAAACAGCAATAGCTACTGTAACAACAACGACAAACCACATGAATTCGATTGATTCGAGAAGTGGATAGACACTAGGATAAGTTTATAAGTAAGGTTAGTAGGGTGTATCAACATAGGTGACCTCCGTATTTTAGCGTTCAATATACGAAAAGATGCACTTAAGTTGCGCTATACCAACTATTAAGAATCTTAATACACTGACTATCCCAAGTGACTGTTGTTTTTGATAGAATTTGACGCTTTGAAGTCACGAAATATGTGTAAAGTGATGGGGTTATTAGCCCAAACGATACAAAATTATTCGTGGAATATGTTGCTCGTAAACGTACAAAAGGAAGGCATTGATAATGAAAAGCGTATTGTGTTTTGGAGACTCCAACACGTGGGGCTACGCGCCAGACTTACCTCGTCGCTTTAACATGAGTGAACGTTGGACGATGCAACTGCAATTGTTACTTGGAGATCAATACCGCATCATTGAAGAAGGGTTAAACAGTCGCACAACCGTGTTTGAGGACCCGTTTGAACCTGGTAAAAAAGGCTTGGATTATCTGTATCCTTGTCTGGAAAGCCATCACCCAGATTTGGTGGTGTTGATGCTGGGAACCAATGATCTCAAAACGCGTTTTAATGTCTCTGCCAGCGATATTTCTAAGGGCGCAGCGAGGCTGGTGGAAATGATTCAGCGGTTCCATCATGGCTTTATGGCTAAACCTGCAGATGTCCTTCTCGTTTCGCCAACTCTGGTATTTGAGACACGCATTGGATTTGAAGGGTTTGACGGTGCGGCTGAAAAATCTAAGCAGCTCGGCCACTATTTCAAACTTCGATCTGAAGAGCTAAATTGCCACTTCTTGGATGCCGCTGAATTTGTCGAGCCTTGTGCTGTGGAAGGCGTGCATTGGCCGCTTGATCAACATACGAAATTCGCTCATCGATTGAGTGAAATCATTCCGACGTTGTTCAATGAGTAACTATTTGGGCTAAAACGAATAGAGTGCAGACTTGCGTTCTCGCGCTCTATTAGGTTTTTGTTTAGATTTGGAGGCGTTAGGGCTAAAATTAACACCAGCCAGCTTAATACACTCCTAGGTCACCTTTGCAGTTATCCAAGTTCAAATATAAAACCCGAAAAGGCCCGGACTATCGTCATGGGGAGCAAACGTCTTTTCTTGAAATCAAAGAGACGTTTGGTTTGGGTAGCATCCGCGTCGGTAAGTGGGTGAATTCGGAAGAGAAGGCGCTTGCGGCAAACCTAATTTTCGACTCATTAGCTGATCTTGCTTATACCCTAGCGCTACCACCAAAAGCCATTGGCTTGCGAGGCACTTTAGGGTTGGCGTTTGGCACTGGTGGACGAAAAGGGGTACAAGCGCATTACGCACCAAACTTACGAGAGTTGGCACTCGCTAAGAATGCAGGGGCTGGAGCACTGGCGCACGAATTTTGGCATGCTTTTGACCACTACATTGCTGAAAAAGCATTTGATATTGGCGATCGTTCTGGCCCGCAACGCTCCATTTTGTTTGCAAGCAACTGCTGGCTGCGAAATGCAGCGCTTATTGAACACCCATTGAACACAAAGCTGCTGGAAATATTTGATGTCACCCTGCTGAGCGAGGATGGACAAGATAGGCATGACTATGTGGCTAGGAGTGTGAAAGCGGATAAAGCCGTAGGCAGCAACTACTTTTCATTACCGACCGAAATGATGGCGCGCGCTTTTGAATCGGTCATAGAGAGTCATTCTGATATTGATAACTCGTATCTTGTGTCTGGCACCATGCAGCGAGATAGCTTTCCCCTATATCCAGATTTAAATCATAGAAAACGTATTTACGACGCACTTCAGGCCTATTTTAGACCGCTTGGTGAGGCGTTAAGCCGCTAAACTAAGCTACTTATCCAGTAACATGTTAAGCATTTGCTCACGGGATTCTTTGCTGCTGTTTCTATGAGTGATGTATTCGACGTGCTCTAGTGAAGTCCGCTGTTTAGACAATTGAATGCTCCACATCGGTTCTATTTGGTTAGGCATCATGGAATAACGGACATCGAAAATCGCCATTGGTTCTGAGTTATCTTGTGCTAAATACCCATCAGAGAAACGGCTAAAGCGTGTAATGTCTTTTGCTTGTTGTGAGTCTTTTTCGAGCCAAGCAAAATCTTGTTTAATATTGAGCTTAGGAATAAACTCACCTTCATAGATACGAATTGTCCGACCAGCTCTTATAGCATCGGCATGAAATGCCTCATTGGTCTCGTAAACGGATTTCCAAACCACAATATTGCCAAAGCTAGGTTTAGCGAAAAGGCGAACAGGTTGGTGCTGGCGCTGTTGAGCCAATAACCAAGCAGCCGACTCTGCGCGTTCACGTTGAATCAAACCAAGAGTGGGGTAGGCGACAGCCCAAATCAAAGCGACTCGTGCTACCCAAGGTGTTCGTTTTAAACTCGCTGTGAACATGAGGGCCAAGAGTAAAAAAGTAAATAACGGGTCGATAACAGATACAAGATTCCATGCATAACGCTCATCGGACAGAGGCCAAAGAAGTTGTGTACCATAAGAGGTGCACGCATCAAGCAGCGCATGGGTGGCAAATCCGAGAAGGCAAAATAGCGAACTTTGCTTGAAGGTGAGCTTCCAACGCCTGCCAATGATTGGATGTAAAACCACTGCACACAATAGGCTTCCTATTGGGATAAAGAGCAGTGAGTGGGTGAACTGGCGGTGATATTCCAAAAACAGCAAAGGATCACTGGACGAGCGTATCAACACGTCGAGATCGGGTGCCATGCCAGACAAAAAACCAATGATGCCACCAACAATGATGTGTTGTTTGTTACTCACCGATTGAGCGAGTGACGCACCCAGCAATCCTTGTGTGATTGGGTCCATAGCTTCCATGACGACTGATTAATAACTAATACTAATCATAGTCTTAGCTTGCCGGTTTTCGAGTTATGATCTCAGGTATCGCAATGAGAAAGTGTTCCGCGCACACTTTCTTGTCTCTAAGCTAAACTGAAGTTGGCACGATCGGAATGGATGATGGCGTCTTTTGATGTCTATTGGCATGAATGGAGTACCTATACTGCACGCAACGGTTAACCGAGTTGACCGACACTCAATAAGTCTTGAATAGGGGAAGTCATTATGTCGAACACAGCATTAATCACAGGCGCATCAGGTGGTATTGGTCTTGAACTTGCAAAAATTCATGCCAGCAAGGGTGGTGACTTAGTCTTGGTTGCACGCTCGAAAGAGAAGCTTATCGAACTTAAAAATGAGTTGGAAGCAAGCTACGGTGTAAAAGTGGAGGTGATTGCATCTGATTTATCTCAACCTAATGCCGCACAAGCTTTGTTTGATAAGACACAGGCGTTAGGGCTGAAAATTGATACCTTGATTAACAATGCGGGTTTTGGCGGACACGGCAAATTTCATGAGCGCTCGCTTACCGATGAACACTCAATGATGCAAGTCAACATCGTGGCGTTGACCGATTTGGCTCACCTTTATTTGAAAGGGATGGTTGAGCGTAATAAAGGTCAAATTCTGAATGTCTCCTCAACCGCTTCGTTTATTCCGGGGCCTCTACAAGCGGTGTATTACGCAACCAAGGCTTTTGTTACCTCATTCAGCCAAGCCGTCGCAGAGGAAGTGCGTGATAGCAACGTGACGGTGACGGCATTATGCCCAGGTGCGGTGGCAACAGGTTTTGTTGCAGCAGGTAACCTAGAAGGCGTTGATGTTTGGAAAAATGCGAAGTCTCCTCGTTCTGTTGCTGAGTGTGGATACCAGGCGATGGAAAAAGGAGAGTTGGTGGCCTTTAACGAGACATCACTGAAGTTCATGCTCAACTGGATCATTCCGTTCTTACCGCGTAAATTGGTGCTAAAAATTTCTCGTCAAGCGATGGAAAAGAAGGGCAAGTAAACCCAACTGGTCGAATAGTAGAAAGAAGTATTTAGATGAAAAGAGCAGAGAAGTTTGTCATACCGAACAGTTGGCGGGTTATGTTTAATGATCTCGGAATCAGCCTACAGGCGGCGCTGGGTTATGCCCAGCTACCTATTGGCCTGTTTGACCAAACGAAAATCCAGCTATCTCCATCTCAGTACTTTCAATTTTGGGATGGCATAGAGAGAGCGGCTCAAGACCGAGGGATTGAGCTTCCGCTAAAGCTGGCAGAGGTGATGAGCTTCGAATGTTTTGATGCGCCGATTTTTACTGCTATTTGCAGTCCCAACCTTAATGCGGCGATGAAAAGGCTGCAAGCGTACAAGCCTCTCATTGGCCCGATGATTATGGACTTAGAGTTTACAGACTCGGAGACTAAATTAGAGTTGAGCTGCTATGGCTATGAGGGTGAACGTCCGCGCACGTTTAATTTAACCGAACTGGTTTTCTTTACCCAATTAGCACGCTTGGCAACGCGAAAACACATTAAACCTGTTGAGATTGTTTTGCCGACAATGCCAAGCGATATAGAGGCTTATCAAGAGTATTTTGGTTGTGAGATAAGCCAGGGTACAAAAACTGCAATCAGCTTTGATGCCAAAGACGCCAAGACTCCGTTTCTGACCAACAATCAGACAATGCTCGGGGTACTTGAGACAGAGGTGAAAAAACAGCTAGATGCGATTAGCGAGTTTCAAGCAACATCAGCGCGAGTCTATGAACACCTGATGGATATCCTTCCTCAAGGAGAGAGCTCTATCGAGGTAGTCGCCTCAAATATGGCCATGAGTAAACGGACTCTGCAAAGAAAATTGGCAGCAGAGGGAAAGAGCTATCAAGCGATCCTTAATCAAGTGAGAGAGGATTTAGCGCACTACTATTTAACCAAAACAGATCTCCCAATCGCAGAAGTCTCATTCTTGCTTGGCTTTCAAGAAACGAATTCATTTACACGAGCTTATACCGCTTGGGCGGGTGTTTCTCCAACTCAAGTGCGAAACTAATCATCACAAGCAATAGCTGAATGGGCCATTGCTTCCACTCTCGAGATGCCCTTGTTGTCGTTAAATGGCTATTTTGCTTTTTGTAACTCGTTAATATTCGCTGCGCAAACAGAGTGCTTCTGTCTGCGTTCATGCGGAGAAAACGAATATGAAAGTAAAACCATTAGTCGCGCTTGTTCTTTGTAGTGTATCAGCGCTTGCTGTTGCTTCTGCCGGTGACAAGCAGGTGACTGCAGAAAAAGCAGCGCAAGAACTGGCAAATCCGAATACGGCTTATGCAAGCCTAAATTTTAAGTTTCAGTATAACGGCGGCTACGAAGACGGTGGGAGTAGCTTCGTTTCGGTTTTCCAGCCTACGATGCCATTCCCTCTCGATAACGGCGATAAGATCATCTTTAGGCCCGCAGTCTCTTATATCGATAATGATTTTAACGTTGGTGCGATGAAGCAAGACCAATCAGGCGTGTCGGATATTAGCTTTGATTTAGCTTATGCTCCGAAACTCGAAGGCGGCAATATCGCTGCTGTGGGTTTGATCGCCTCTTTGCCAACGGGGAGCAACGAGCTCTCTTCGGATCAGTTTGCTATTGGCCCTGAACTCCTTATCGGTAAGGCGAGTGCAGAGCGTGTCATTGGCGCGTTTCCTAACCATCTAGTAGGCGTCGCAGGCTCTGGGACTGACGAGCAACGCATTAATAAAACATCAGCGCAGCTGTTCTGGGTAGAGATTTTGAGTGGTGGTTGGACTGTCGGTTCTTCACCCACCATGACCTATGACTGGAATACTCATCAAGCGGAAATTCCACTTAACTTAAGTGTATCAAAGACAACCGTCATCGGCGGAAGACCTTGGAAGCTGGGTCTAGAGGCGAACTATTACATCGAAAAAGATGAGAGGACACGCCCAGACTTTATGATTGGTTTCAATATTACACCTGTGGTTGAAAATCAGCTTACTCGCTTATTTGATTAAGTGAGATCTGATTAAGGTAAGAGTTATCCCCTCACGAACTTGTTGTGTTTCATTTGTCGACTATAGTCAAATTAGGCGCACAACAATCTAAATATTTTCAATGAATTAATGTTGTGTGTAGAAGTTCATGGATGAGCGGTGTAATTGCTAACAAAAAATAGCAGAGTAGAGATTAGCACGGCGTTAAAAAAGCTAGGAGTTGACAATGTGTGAACAAAAAGAAGAGACCAAAGAGTTGCTAACCCAGGCGTTTACCGCTTCCCTGATTCGATTTGCGGTGATCTCTTTTCTGGTTTTAATGTGTTTTTGGGCGTTCGCGCCTTTCTTACCCATTTTGATGTGGGCAATGGTGCTGGCTATTGCACTTTACCCGGCGCGCCGTTGGCTTGAGTTTAAATTGAATTGGTCTGCCAGCAAAGTATCGACTTTGATTGTACTGGTGGGTGTGCTGTTAATCGGGGTTCCAACCACAATGGTGGCTAACTCTTTTGCAACGAAGACACTGGATGCCTATGAAGATTATCAACAGGGTGCGCTAGTAATTCCTGCTCCAAAAGCAAGCGTTGAAGATTGGCCGCTTGTTGGCGAAGACGTTTACGATGCTTGGAGTGAGGCGAGCACAGATATGTCGAGCTTTATTGATAAGCGTCAACCGCAGTTGAAAGCCGCTTCCTCGTGGTTGGTATCAGCGGCGGGTGGGGCAGCAAGTAATGTCTTCTTCATGATTGGTGCAATCATTGTTGCTGGGATCATGTTAGCTTGGGCAGAGCCTGCGACTAAATCAATGCGCAAGATTTTTACCAGCTTTTCGGATGAGGCGAAAGGGCCAGAACTGCATAACCTGACGACCGCGACGATTCGACAAGTTGCGATTGGCGTCATCGGGATTGCTTTCCTAACTGCCATGACCTTTGGCGCGACGGTAGCCCTAGCGGGCGTACCAGCGGCTGCGCTCTTTACCGTCATTGCGCTTCTATTTGCAATCATGCAACTGCCGGTGACATTGATTGCGATTGTCACAACCGCGATTCTTTGGTCAATTGAGGGCAATTCAACACTGCACAACGGCATCTTTACCGTGCTGATGATTGCGGCAAGTTTGGTGGATAACGTGTTGAAGCCGATGATTCTTGGTCGAGGTTTAGAAGTACCGATGCCAGTGGTATTGATTGGCGCGATTGGCGGTATGATGTCGGGTGGTATTCTTGGGATGTTTGTTGGTGCGGCATTCTTAACGGCGGGCTATCAGGTGTTTATGAAGTGGGTAGACAGTGAAAGTGATAAGAAGCTGCCTCAAGACTCAAAAGAGAGCAAGGACAACGATCTAGCAAATTCAAAAGCGCAGCCTACAGAGTAAAACGAATAGCCGGAGCATCATTGCTCCGGTTTTTTCTATTGAATAACTTGTTAGATTTGAGTTGGCAAATAACAAGAAGGTTATGTTAGAGCGTTATCGAATATTTTTAGCATGGTGTCATTTCTAATATGCCCCAGTTGACTTAGCTTGAATAGACAGTGGTAATCTTCTTGAATGTACTTGACCAAATTCGCTTTCCCAAGTGGGCTCAGTTCACTTGGCACCGTGGTCTTGTTTAGCTTTTCAATAGGTTTATTATCGTTATTGACACCCAAGTAATGTTCAATGTCAGCATTGAGGCTTTCTTGCATCAAGCCCCCTTTAATCATCGAAGTCGGGCATTTTTTCAAGAAGTCTTCAAGGTAAAATGAGATTCGCTCACGCAAGTGATGGATAGTTTCAAAATCTGCAGCGACGTCGGGGTTAACCTTGCCTGAATCATCAAACAAACCTTGAGCCAAGTTGTTAATGTTCTGATACTATTTAAAAATTTCAAATTCAGCATCGAACCGATTGTTTTGAGTTTGATCGACAACCACTAACTTATACCTCCAATTAAATGCAGAAATACATCGACTAATTGGATCGCGAGCGACAATGTAGTAATTTTGATTTTTTATATAAAGAAGTTTTGTTACATGGACAGCGTGGGTTATTTCTAGCTTTGTAGGCTCTTTCATTGCACTTCGCAGTGAAGATCCGCCGCATTTACCAATGTGAATTAAGACATTTTCATGATTGCGTTGTTCTAAATATCGTTTAAACCTATATAGCAAAGCTATCTCCTTAAAAAATCGAACACTCCAAGTAGCAGGCCGGTTTGTTTCATCGTCAGTCTAACTTGCAATCAAATTATCATAATCCTATACAAATAAAGTCTATTAACCTTATTAATTATTTAGTCATTATCTCAATGAAAAATGAGCTGTTTTTCATGCTTGACCCACGTCCAAGCTGAGGGGCTGTGTGTATATACATAGAAACGGGAGCAGATGAAGTCATGATGTTTTTTGGGATGCTTACTTACGAGTAACATATGGTTTCGGCTAGAACCATACATAAACTGAAATTATGTCTTAACCAAAGTTGATGATCTACATTCTTTCCTCAAAAATGCACATACTCCTCTAATCAACTTAGCACGGACAGAGTCATCGACTTTCCGCTAACTTAACCCATCACATGGATGTGTTCCTTGATAGATAGATAGTTAGGAACTCACACATGAAAAGTATACGCATTGTAACCCTCATGACATTAGCTGCACTTGCTGTGGTGTCGATCGTAAATTGCTGATTTGAGCTCCTTTGCTCATAGAGGCGTCAGGTAGTCGACTTGACAGTTAAAAATAATGAATTGTAGGAAATTCCAAATGAAAAAATCAGTTATCACCGGACTCGTAAGTTTGGGTACATTAGTCGGTTTTTCGGCTCATGCCGCACAGCACGATCACGATACCTTGTTTAGCCAAGACAACGCAATTATGGCCGCCGCCGCAGTTGAAACTGTAAACCAATATTGTGTCGAGCAAGGGACAATGACAAAGGATTATGTCACCAAGCAGTCGCTAGTGATGAGAGAAACAATAGAAGGTCTGTCGGCGGAAGTGCTGGGGCAAAGATTTCAGTTCAGCGAAGAACACGAAATGTACCGAGAGGGTATAGCTATGGGAATTCAACTCATTGAGGACGCTGAGGAGAAAGGGAATGTGAAGCAAATCTGCTCTCAACCAAATAGTGAGGCTTCTCTATGAAAAAAATAATTGCTGTTGCAACAATGCTGTATTCAGGGATTGTGTTGGCCTGTGGCGCACATGTGCATAACACTTTGCCTCACTATGAAAACTATACCGAATCTTTGGTTGCAATGTCAGTATGTAAAGTTAATGAACATATTTCGGAAGAGCAGTCTGCAGTCTGGTTTAAGAAATTGGCTTGGGCTGCAAATGGCACTGATGAGGAGTTGTTTGAGCACTATGCACACTTTGCAGCAGATCATGTAAATAGTATTGCACAGGATGATGATATGCTTCCACGATGGGATAGTTCATACTGTGATAATCAGTTTTTTGAAGTGATGGCAATGGAACAAGTTATTTTGGAAGAGCTTTACGATGAACAAGAATTGGCTGACCGAGAGTTTAACCGCTTAATTAAGCGCACTGGCGAGAATAGTGCTAATCACTCTGGATTTTATAATTAATTAGATTCCTACAATGGCAAAAGGAGTTGCCTCTTATATTACATAATTTGTCCATAGTTTGGCTCACCTTAGGGTGGGCCTTTCTTGTCTTGGTCGAGCTCAAGTGGTAACGCGAACTTAGGATACATTATTTGTAGTTGTGTAATTAGCTGAAATAGAGCTGACACATAAATCAAATTGAGGTTTCAACAAAAGATAGCTCTATCCATTCCCATCCAATAAGTGGAGATAATAGCGTCATCAACAGGGCATGGGGTGAATGTTTGAGGTCACTGCCCATTCGCAACACATGGAAGTGATTCCGTTTACTTTTGTAGGAACTCACTTATGAAACATTGCAGAACGTTAACTACTCTTGCTGGCGCTATTTTGATTTCAACTAGCGCTTTTGCTAATAACCCATTTGAACACTATCAGTCTGAAAACTCAGCGAGTTTTAGCGGGTATAAACACTTTAATTATGAACAAAATGTCAATACAGATGAACTCCTTAAACAAGGAGGCAAAATCTATTCGTCTCCTGAAGAGATTCACGCCATCCTACAAGGTGGTTTAAAAACTGACATTAATACCGGTGAGGAGCTGTGGAAAGAAGGCTTGATGTTTGATGGTATAGAGCCGATGGATCACATGGTTACTGCTGCAAACTGGTACCCCAGAACCGAAGAGTTACTTCACAATGAAATGCGAGTGACTTACATGGGGACCTCGCCAATGATTCGTCCAGGACAAGCGAATACATCGATTTATGTGGAGCTTGGTAATGGTGATAATTTTGTTTTTGACCTTGGTGAAGCCTCTATTGCTAACTATATCGGTGCGGGGGTCGCACTTAATGAGTTAGACAAAGTGTTCATTACTCATTTGCATGTAGATCACTTTGGTTCTCTGCCTTATTTGTACCAATTCGGCGGTTGGAATGGTCGTTGGGAGAAACCACTAACAATTTACGGCCCTTCTGGTCGTAACCCGGAAGACGGTACACGTCACATGGTTGAGGGCATGTTACAAATGCTGTCTTGGCACCAAGATGCGTTCGACGTTTTCCCTTCGGGCAATGATATTGAGGTCGTAGAATTCGACTTTAAAGATGATGGTGGTGTTATTTATGATGTGGATGGTGTTCAGATATCGCATTGGCGTCGTTCGCATGCAAAAGATGGTGCTTCAGCATACCGTCTAGATTGGCAGATTAATGATGATGAAAACCTGTGTTTTATTTGGACAGGTGATGGTCGTCCAACTGAGCTTGATGTCAAATACGGCCAAAACTGTGATTTGTTTGTTACGGAAGTACAAACTGAGCTGGTAGGTATTGCATCGATTGTGCAAGGGGTTCCTGCCTTTCTAACACGTTACACTATTGATACTCACCATACTTCCGGTTACGCAGCGGGCTGGCTGGCTAACGAAGTACAGCCAAGGCTCTTCATGACAACGCATATGGAGTTTGACCCATACTACAACAATGAGACGGTAGCGCAGGTGCGCGAGCACTGGAAGGGGCCATACCACTTTGGTGCGCCAGACATGATCGTTGCTAACGTGACACCTGACAAAGCATGGGTTCGTGAAGGGATCATTCCTGACTTTCCAAATAACCGCGCCCCACAATTTAACTTGAATGATGGTGAAGTATTCCGTGTTCCAATGCCGAAGAACTCTCGTGCCGACATTCAAGAACAAGAAATTCGTGATTTGGAAATCGATGAAGCGTTGTATTACCCAGAGGGCTACCACCCAGATTTACTAAAAGAGTGGCCATTAGATCGAGATCTAATTGTACCAACGGAAGCGCTTCCAGAAAGCATGAAGCGTGGCATGGGTGAGAAACAAAGAATGGTAGATGAGATGCGTGAAGCCCACGGTTTGGAGCCTCGTTCTGTACACCGAAAGAATTCTTCAGACCCTTACCGAGATACTCGTGAAGGTAATACAAAATAACTAAAAAGAGAGGGGCATTAAATGATGCCCCGAACCTACGCCTTAATTTCGGGACATAAAAACAATGAAGCATATACAATTCATCTTATCACTTATTTCGCTATCCATTATCAACACAAATGCCTTTGCACATGGGAATGTCGATATATCGAATGGTTCACAAATTGATGTTTATGTAGCCAATGAAAAGCACCATGGGCACAGTTCCTCTGACTCAGAGAAAGCGTACGGCATCGAGGCTGTTTGGATGCATGATACTGGCTTCTTTATTTATGCAGAAGCAGAGACAGGAGCACATGATTTTTATCAGTTTGGTGGTGGTAAGTATGTAAACGCGGCAGATAATATAGGTTTATTTGCATATGGTGCTTATGCTCAAGGAGGTTACAACGATAGCAATGAGCTCAGAGCGAGACTAGGAATTGACTATCAAGCAACTCATGAGCTCGGTTTTCATGGTAGAGTCGGTTACGACTATGGGAACAGCAAAACATCTTCAGTTCACGAGCATGAGCATAGCTTTCACTCCCAAAGCATTGAATCAGCCAGAAGCAATCTCGGCCGTATAGATATGGGTTTTAGCTACGAGTTGGGCCAGGTAGCAGAGTTCTCATACAACTACGTGATGCAAAGGCAATTTGTATCTGAGCTTGTGGAGGATAACGACACCAACTTGCATTATGAAGCTCGCCTTACCTACACAGCAACTACATTAAAACCTTATGTAGAGTATCGCCAGACTAACAAGGCATTTGACCAGCATCACTTTGAAGAAAGTACTGTTCAATTTGGTATCTCGTTCAACTATTAGGTTTTCAATTGGAGGCAAGATTTACAATCGGCCCTCATATAAAAGGCTGCATGAACTTTTTGTGTCTTTCTTTAAACATGAGAGATTAAGATCTCGCGCTAGGTTATGAGGGCCTTGTATTTTTTGAGTCTTTAATGAGTATAATAACAGTCGCTACCGCAACAAAATGTTTATCTCCTCACACAAATTCAAGCATTTGCCTTTTGCTGTCAATATTCTGTCCTAGACTCTAGTTTTATTCTCGAGGAAAAGGGGTGGATGCTCTATGTCTTTCTTAAGTCGTTGGTTTGACAATATTTCGATTGAGAAGAAGATACTCGCCTGTTTTTCCATTCCCTTGCTACTACTCATCCTTGTATCTGTGTCGGTACATCATAATACACGCTCGATGGTAGAGGACAGCGATTGGGTCGCCCACACCCATAAAGC comes from Vibrio astriarenae and encodes:
- the gntH gene encoding guanitoxin biosynthesis MBL fold metallo-hydrolase GntH, which gives rise to MKHCRTLTTLAGAILISTSAFANNPFEHYQSENSASFSGYKHFNYEQNVNTDELLKQGGKIYSSPEEIHAILQGGLKTDINTGEELWKEGLMFDGIEPMDHMVTAANWYPRTEELLHNEMRVTYMGTSPMIRPGQANTSIYVELGNGDNFVFDLGEASIANYIGAGVALNELDKVFITHLHVDHFGSLPYLYQFGGWNGRWEKPLTIYGPSGRNPEDGTRHMVEGMLQMLSWHQDAFDVFPSGNDIEVVEFDFKDDGGVIYDVDGVQISHWRRSHAKDGASAYRLDWQINDDENLCFIWTGDGRPTELDVKYGQNCDLFVTEVQTELVGIASIVQGVPAFLTRYTIDTHHTSGYAAGWLANEVQPRLFMTTHMEFDPYYNNETVAQVREHWKGPYHFGAPDMIVANVTPDKAWVREGIIPDFPNNRAPQFNLNDGEVFRVPMPKNSRADIQEQEIRDLEIDEALYYPEGYHPDLLKEWPLDRDLIVPTEALPESMKRGMGEKQRMVDEMREAHGLEPRSVHRKNSSDPYRDTREGNTK